One window of Plasmodium berghei ANKA genome assembly, chromosome: 5 genomic DNA carries:
- a CDS encoding protein phosphatase inhibitor 3, putative, translating into MSHGNSTITCLQDPSSRTGRDGNTRDIVRFVKLAPQKKVTWDKNTIDNEHANKKSSKACCKYKKPKRFDESSESESSVSDFEVNNKKSYKKTGKVGCSDCSNRLSIKTEIIHRRH; encoded by the exons ATGTCCCATGGTAATTCGACGATAACATGTTTACAAGATCCTTCCTCGAGAACTGGAAGAGACGGAAATACTCGAGATATTGTAAGATTTGTAAAGCTAGCTCcccaaaaaaaagttacatgggataaaaatacaattgATAATGAACACGCCAATAAAAAATCGTCTAAAG CTTgttgtaaatataaaaagccCAAGAGATTCGATGAAAGTTCTGAATCTGAATCTTCAGTTAGTGATTTCGAAGTCAATAATAAGAagtcatataaaaaaacagggaaag TTGGTTGTAGTGATTGTTCCAATAGGTTGTCAATTAAAACagaaataata caTCGGAGACACTGA